From the Magnetospirillum sp. 15-1 genome, one window contains:
- the padI gene encoding NADH-dependent phenylglyoxylate dehydrogenase subunit beta: MGAAFDSISFKASLCDGCGDCMTACSEAKQGASRISIVPGAKAGSFETAICRQCGDPKCVQVCPSGALDKDGGNGIIGWDASKCVDCLLCTAGCSYGGIAVDPKVARVAKCDQCDGDPACVKVCPTGALEFRKAGSIFNEYGAKEDLFVPGLSGCQGCNSELIMRHAMRKIGRNSVLATPPGCIPGMGSVGYNGKTGTKVPVFHPLLTNTASMLSGIRRYYDRIGRKDIVVMALAGDGGTSDCGFHAVSGAAERGEKVLYVCVDNEGYMNTGMQRSGTTPYGSWTSTTPVGEHMKGKTQDAKNLPLIMTAHKCRYVATASTGYMEDLYEKLDRAIEASFEGFSYLHIYSPCPTGWRIPSSKVIEACRMSVDSNFNPLWEYTNSTGLRFTHSPDNAYPITEYVKMIGKYRHLSPDQLAHIQAKVDEQVALLKLMAAESPPPHAAHRAPAGFSTPAGAELLQPARREIARN, from the coding sequence ATGGGCGCGGCATTCGACAGCATCAGCTTCAAGGCCTCGCTCTGCGACGGCTGCGGCGACTGCATGACGGCCTGTTCCGAGGCCAAGCAGGGCGCATCACGCATCTCCATCGTTCCCGGCGCCAAGGCCGGGAGCTTCGAGACCGCCATCTGCCGCCAGTGCGGCGATCCTAAATGCGTCCAGGTCTGTCCCTCGGGCGCGCTCGACAAGGATGGCGGCAACGGCATCATCGGCTGGGACGCGTCCAAGTGCGTGGACTGCCTGCTGTGCACCGCCGGCTGCTCCTATGGCGGCATCGCGGTGGACCCCAAGGTGGCCCGCGTCGCCAAGTGCGATCAGTGCGACGGCGACCCGGCCTGCGTCAAGGTGTGCCCCACCGGCGCCCTGGAATTCCGCAAGGCGGGCAGCATCTTCAACGAGTACGGCGCCAAGGAGGATTTGTTCGTCCCCGGCCTGTCGGGCTGTCAGGGCTGCAATTCCGAACTGATCATGCGCCACGCCATGCGCAAGATCGGCCGCAACTCGGTGCTGGCCACGCCGCCCGGCTGCATTCCCGGCATGGGCTCGGTGGGCTATAACGGCAAGACCGGCACCAAGGTCCCGGTATTCCACCCGCTGCTGACCAATACCGCCTCCATGCTGTCGGGCATCCGCCGCTATTACGACCGCATCGGCCGCAAGGACATCGTGGTGATGGCCCTGGCCGGCGACGGCGGCACCTCCGATTGCGGCTTCCACGCCGTGTCGGGCGCCGCCGAGCGGGGCGAGAAGGTGCTGTATGTCTGCGTCGACAACGAAGGCTACATGAACACCGGCATGCAGCGCTCGGGCACCACGCCCTACGGCTCGTGGACCTCGACCACCCCGGTGGGCGAGCACATGAAGGGCAAGACCCAGGACGCCAAGAACCTGCCGCTGATCATGACGGCCCACAAGTGCCGCTACGTGGCGACGGCCTCCACCGGCTACATGGAGGACCTCTACGAGAAGCTGGACCGCGCCATCGAGGCGTCGTTCGAGGGCTTCTCCTACCTTCATATCTATTCGCCGTGCCCTACCGGCTGGCGCATTCCGTCGTCCAAGGTGATCGAAGCCTGCCGCATGAGCGTGGACAGCAACTTCAACCCGCTGTGGGAATACACCAACAGCACCGGGTTGCGCTTCACCCACTCGCCGGACAACGCCTATCCCATCACCGAATACGTCAAGATGATCGGCAAGTACCGTCATCTGTCCCCCGACCAGCTCGCCCACATCCAGGCCAAGGTGGACGAGCAGGTTGCGCTGCTCAAGCTGATGGCGGCGGAGTCCCCTCCGCCTCACGCGGCGCACAGGGCTCCGGCCGGATTCTCCACCCCGGCCGGAGCCGAACTGCTTCAGCCCGCCCGGCGGGAAATCGCCAGGAACTGA
- the padH gene encoding NADH-dependent phenylglyoxylate dehydrogenase subunit epsilon has translation MMPEAKYLLVGSSHAALEALRAIRLVDPDGSMAMLTRDERLPYSPTILPYVVSGRSGSDKVLLRDAAFFEANNCTYVPNARAVSLDPKAKAVTLASGEVWRYQSLLIASGAAPAIPPVKGLDGVKYHVLRTLADAEGLRGAMRGAKRAVVLGAGLVGLHAAENLAEAGLSVTVVEMQDHVLPGYFDAKASTRIEEAFTKHGVELKLRRKVVEVSGPAARVTLDDGSVLEADLLLVATGVRPVTDWLEGSGVAVDKGVVVDEIMRTNIDGIWAAGDVAQATDFASGKPALIGIIPTAVEQGKIAGQGMAGDSYRKDYAGGLPVNTYRFFGRVALSIGRAAATDGVEAVETESGAYRRLVLENNRLVGYASVDEPFDVGIMGELIRRRVDLSECKDAFLARPVETGRRLMSEQWR, from the coding sequence ATGATGCCCGAGGCCAAATACCTTCTCGTCGGCTCCAGCCACGCTGCGCTGGAGGCGCTCCGCGCCATCCGTCTGGTCGATCCCGACGGCTCCATGGCCATGCTGACCCGCGACGAGCGGCTGCCCTATTCGCCCACCATCCTGCCCTACGTGGTGTCGGGCCGGTCCGGCTCGGACAAGGTGCTGCTGCGCGATGCCGCCTTCTTCGAGGCCAATAACTGCACCTATGTGCCCAACGCCCGCGCCGTGTCCCTGGACCCCAAGGCCAAGGCGGTGACCCTGGCCAGCGGCGAGGTCTGGCGCTATCAGTCCCTGCTGATCGCCTCGGGCGCCGCTCCGGCCATTCCGCCGGTCAAGGGGCTGGATGGCGTGAAGTACCACGTGCTCCGTACCCTGGCCGATGCCGAGGGCCTGCGCGGTGCCATGCGGGGCGCCAAGCGCGCCGTGGTGCTGGGGGCTGGTCTGGTCGGACTGCATGCCGCCGAGAACCTGGCCGAGGCCGGTCTCTCGGTTACGGTGGTGGAGATGCAGGACCACGTTCTGCCGGGCTATTTCGACGCCAAGGCCTCGACCCGTATCGAAGAGGCCTTCACCAAGCACGGCGTCGAGCTCAAGCTGCGCCGCAAGGTGGTCGAGGTTTCCGGCCCCGCGGCCCGCGTTACCCTGGATGACGGCAGCGTTCTCGAGGCCGACCTGCTGCTGGTCGCCACCGGCGTTCGCCCGGTGACCGACTGGCTGGAGGGCTCGGGTGTCGCCGTGGACAAGGGCGTGGTGGTCGACGAGATCATGCGCACCAACATCGACGGCATCTGGGCGGCGGGCGACGTGGCCCAGGCCACCGATTTCGCCAGCGGCAAGCCGGCGCTGATCGGCATCATTCCGACCGCGGTGGAGCAGGGCAAGATCGCCGGCCAGGGCATGGCCGGGGATTCCTACCGCAAGGATTACGCCGGCGGCCTGCCGGTCAACACCTACCGTTTCTTCGGCCGGGTGGCGCTGTCCATCGGCCGGGCCGCCGCCACCGATGGTGTCGAGGCGGTGGAGACCGAATCCGGCGCCTATCGCCGGCTGGTCCTCGAGAATAACCGGCTGGTGGGCTACGCCAGCGTCGATGAGCCCTTCGACGTGGGCATCATGGGCGAGTTGATCCGCCGTCGGGTGGATTTGAGCGAATGCAAGGACGCCTTCCTGGCCCGACCGGTGGAAACCGGCCGGCGCCTGATGAGCGAGCAGTGGAGGTAA